A single window of Candidatus Paceibacterota bacterium DNA harbors:
- a CDS encoding ABC transporter substrate-binding protein gives MDKKVIGAVFVILFIFLLVFLVSNKKPESFRIGVIAPITGNFAALGEHIHNGFEMAKEDVLAQGKIKSFDILYEDACQPKEAVAAAQKFISTDKITILGGSFCVVGFVPVLPIMEEAKIVSFNIAPNPDSVLGHKYLVSTNSSIQLKAKQIAQFAHDTLGGKKASVIYYNTPLGADYNKYLSETFEKAGGKILSSEVTAVDATDFRTQLTKIKADKVDIIFVTELAAPLGNLLKQARELGIQAKIVGNSQNEDPNVLSTAGIAAEGFIISSDEPFPKTDKILDFAKRYEAKFNQKPDTFAANAYDSLMLQVDAYNSCGADSDCVLNYLHRISNYTGVSGQISIAENGTASKPTIFKIVKNSQFVKFEQ, from the coding sequence ATGGACAAGAAAGTAATTGGAGCAGTTTTCGTCATCTTGTTCATTTTTCTTCTTGTTTTCCTTGTCTCGAATAAGAAACCAGAAAGTTTTCGAATTGGAGTCATCGCTCCAATCACAGGTAACTTTGCCGCCCTCGGTGAACATATTCATAATGGTTTTGAAATGGCAAAAGAGGATGTTTTAGCTCAAGGAAAAATAAAAAGTTTCGATATACTCTATGAAGATGCTTGCCAGCCGAAAGAAGCTGTGGCTGCAGCTCAGAAATTTATCTCAACAGACAAAATAACTATTCTGGGCGGTTCATTCTGTGTTGTTGGCTTTGTCCCCGTATTGCCAATTATGGAAGAAGCTAAAATTGTGTCTTTCAATATTGCACCAAATCCAGATTCTGTTTTAGGACATAAGTATCTTGTTTCTACGAACAGTTCGATACAGCTCAAAGCAAAGCAGATAGCACAGTTTGCTCACGATACGCTTGGCGGGAAGAAGGCTTCTGTGATCTATTACAACACTCCGCTTGGAGCAGATTACAATAAGTATTTGTCTGAAACTTTTGAGAAGGCTGGAGGAAAGATTCTTTCAAGCGAGGTTACTGCTGTTGACGCGACAGATTTTCGGACACAGCTTACAAAAATTAAAGCTGATAAAGTGGATATTATTTTTGTAACGGAACTGGCAGCGCCTCTTGGAAATTTACTGAAACAAGCACGAGAGCTCGGCATTCAAGCAAAAATTGTCGGAAATTCTCAGAATGAAGACCCGAATGTATTGAGTACTGCAGGAATAGCTGCCGAAGGATTTATTATTTCTTCTGACGAGCCGTTTCCGAAGACCGATAAAATTCTAGATTTTGCGAAACGATATGAAGCAAAATTCAATCAAAAGCCAGATACCTTTGCCGCTAATGCATATGATTCTCTCATGCTCCAAGTTGATGCGTACAACTCTTGTGGCGCCGACTCTGATTGTGTGCTTAATTATCTCCATAGGATTAGTAATTACACGGGAGTGAGCGGACAAATCTCGATTGCCGAAAATGGTACTGCTTCAAAACCAACAATATTTAAAATCGTAAAAAATAGTCAGTTTGTTAAATTTGAACAATAA
- a CDS encoding ABC transporter substrate-binding protein, with protein sequence MGKKTIWGLVILVVVILIILIGRGNNSSGSPKIGVVAPLTGWGAYWGEGYVKGMQLAQDEIKAGGDNLDIAIEDGATDAQKSATAAQKLINIDKVNALAVEFTAPSSSVNPLSLSNKIPFVYDALVKKFVEDNPYAFKFYFDVGKQCAVATEYLASQGYKNIGGLFLNLDFAPECEQAMTKVAQEKGIKIDITKFNIDTTDFRTIISKMKSSGIDALVPVFYEDHAISFFKQKADLGLRIPIFMGIGIPDGFTEKVRSSVPQSAIEGVMTFDQPISDDFRAKLARKYPGIVEKDFVPAAYGYDEVMYLYNGLSKCSKTDPDCVVSKMKQDAHVGVLQSAGFGDDRVLDMSPVYYRYTSGKLVEFNP encoded by the coding sequence ATGGGTAAAAAAACAATATGGGGGCTTGTGATTCTCGTCGTGGTTATATTGATTATCCTCATTGGACGAGGAAACAACTCATCAGGTTCTCCTAAAATCGGCGTGGTCGCTCCTCTAACTGGCTGGGGCGCATATTGGGGCGAAGGATATGTAAAGGGAATGCAGCTTGCTCAAGATGAAATCAAAGCAGGCGGAGACAATCTAGACATTGCAATTGAGGACGGTGCGACAGATGCACAAAAATCAGCTACTGCTGCGCAAAAACTGATAAATATCGACAAAGTAAACGCTCTGGCTGTCGAATTCACCGCTCCAAGCTCTTCTGTTAACCCTTTGTCTCTTTCAAACAAGATTCCTTTCGTCTACGACGCTCTTGTGAAAAAATTCGTGGAAGACAATCCGTATGCTTTTAAATTCTATTTTGACGTTGGGAAACAGTGTGCGGTAGCTACAGAATATCTCGCGAGTCAGGGTTATAAAAATATCGGCGGACTTTTCCTCAATCTCGACTTCGCTCCCGAATGCGAGCAGGCTATGACAAAAGTAGCTCAAGAAAAAGGAATTAAAATTGATATCACTAAATTCAACATAGATACGACGGATTTTCGCACGATCATTTCAAAAATGAAAAGCAGTGGAATAGATGCGCTTGTGCCGGTTTTCTATGAGGATCATGCCATCAGTTTCTTTAAGCAGAAAGCGGATTTAGGTCTCAGAATTCCGATATTCATGGGCATTGGAATTCCGGACGGCTTTACTGAAAAAGTTCGCTCAAGCGTTCCTCAATCTGCTATCGAGGGGGTAATGACATTTGATCAGCCGATTTCAGATGATTTCAGAGCGAAACTGGCTAGAAAATATCCGGGCATAGTAGAAAAAGATTTTGTTCCTGCTGCTTATGGGTATGATGAAGTTATGTATCTCTATAACGGACTGTCAAAATGCTCGAAGACAGATCCTGATTGCGTTGTTTCAAAGATGAAGCAAGATGCACATGTTGGCGTTCTTCAGTCGGCTGGTTTTGGAGACGACAGAGTGCTCGACATGAGCCCGGTTTATTACAGATATACATCAGGAAAACTTGTTGAGTTCAATCCTTAA
- a CDS encoding branched-chain amino acid ABC transporter permease — protein sequence MPYLIHLLILISIYAILAISLDLVVGFSGFLSLAHAAFFGIGAYVTAILLTSLGINFFLAAFIGALISAFLALCIGAVLSKFKGDFYALASLGFGVIVYSVFLNWQDLTRGPLGIPGIPRPAIFGFAFADNFWFLVLALVVTLLVFLFSHFVTGSSFGRVLKAIREDEQAISVFGYNVLLYKLAIFVIAAALAAFAGSLYAAYITFIDPSTFTVTESIFILSTVILGGLASHRGAVLGAAVLILLPEFLRFVGFPTDIAAQMRQVVYGVLLVVLMMYKPQGLLGEYKL from the coding sequence ATGCCTTACCTTATCCATTTACTGATCCTTATATCCATTTACGCCATTTTAGCGATTTCCTTGGACTTGGTTGTTGGTTTTTCTGGCTTTCTTTCTCTTGCTCACGCGGCGTTTTTTGGTATCGGTGCTTATGTCACAGCGATTCTTCTTACTTCTCTCGGTATCAATTTCTTTTTGGCCGCTTTTATTGGAGCTCTCATTTCGGCATTTCTGGCACTTTGTATCGGTGCCGTACTTTCAAAGTTTAAAGGCGACTTTTATGCTCTGGCTTCACTTGGCTTTGGAGTAATTGTTTATAGTGTTTTTCTCAATTGGCAGGACCTTACTCGTGGACCCCTGGGTATTCCGGGGATTCCTCGACCAGCTATTTTTGGTTTCGCTTTTGCAGATAATTTCTGGTTTTTAGTACTCGCTCTCGTTGTAACTCTGCTTGTCTTTTTATTTTCCCATTTCGTCACCGGTTCTTCTTTTGGGCGAGTGCTAAAAGCAATTCGCGAAGATGAACAAGCTATTTCTGTATTCGGCTATAACGTACTTCTCTACAAGCTTGCGATTTTTGTTATTGCGGCTGCTCTTGCGGCCTTTGCTGGCTCTTTGTATGCCGCCTATATTACTTTTATCGATCCATCCACGTTTACTGTTACCGAATCCATCTTTATTCTTTCAACAGTGATCCTCGGTGGGCTTGCGAGCCACCGCGGCGCCGTACTCGGCGCCGCGGTCCTCATTCTTCTTCCCGAATTTCTCCGTTTCGTGGGCTTCCCAACAGATATAGCCGCCCAAATGCGACAAGTGGTGTACGGAGTGCTTTTGGTGGTGCTTATGATGTATAAACCGCAGGGACTTTTGGGAGAATACAAGCTTTGA
- a CDS encoding branched-chain amino acid ABC transporter permease: MSIVPQLVLNSIIAGSIYSLMALGFSLIFSTVKFFDLSYGVLATAGAYGTFYVLKTLGLPLFVAVPAGILISALLGFLFYKLIYRKLRARKSSNTVMLVASLGVFTALQAVVAILFTSQFQTLSSNLGQERVFIILSGAITQTQVIILCTSILVAVGLALLLKFTFFGKMVRAVGDDEEVSKIVGVNTEKIIGGIFIIGSAIAGLAGIMVGFDTGIEPTMGLPLLLKAVIASIIGGMGNIYGALLGAFLLGFVENFGIWHISGEWKDAIAFGVLIIFLIFKPQGIFKQ, from the coding sequence ATGTCCATCGTTCCTCAACTCGTATTAAACAGCATTATTGCCGGATCCATCTACAGCCTCATGGCTCTGGGTTTCAGCCTCATCTTCAGTACAGTGAAGTTTTTCGATCTCTCTTATGGAGTGCTTGCCACTGCAGGTGCATATGGAACATTTTATGTTTTGAAAACACTTGGCCTTCCACTTTTTGTGGCTGTCCCCGCGGGCATTCTCATTTCCGCTCTTCTTGGTTTTCTTTTCTACAAATTGATCTATCGAAAGCTTCGCGCTAGAAAATCCTCAAATACTGTGATGCTTGTTGCTTCGCTCGGTGTTTTTACAGCCCTTCAAGCAGTTGTGGCGATCCTTTTTACAAGCCAATTCCAAACACTTTCTTCCAATTTGGGGCAAGAGAGAGTCTTTATTATTTTGTCTGGCGCGATAACACAAACACAAGTCATCATTCTTTGCACTTCCATTCTTGTTGCAGTTGGTCTCGCTCTTCTTCTCAAATTCACATTTTTCGGAAAAATGGTAAGAGCAGTGGGGGATGATGAAGAAGTTTCTAAAATAGTGGGGGTGAATACCGAAAAAATTATTGGAGGTATCTTTATTATCGGCTCTGCAATTGCAGGTCTCGCGGGAATTATGGTGGGTTTTGATACGGGTATTGAGCCGACAATGGGCTTGCCGCTCCTTCTCAAGGCCGTCATTGCTTCAATAATTGGAGGAATGGGGAATATCTACGGCGCACTTCTAGGAGCTTTTCTTCTGGGTTTTGTTGAAAACTTCGGTATTTGGCACATTTCTGGAGAATGGAAAGATGCAATCGCGTTTGGAGTTTTAATTATATTTTTAATTTTTAAACCCCAAGGAATTTTTAAACAATAA
- a CDS encoding ABC transporter substrate-binding protein, which translates to MKKVLVLIVIVLVVLGIAYLAKGPGKAPVATETGPVTIGFTGPLTGDLANIGQNAKAAVEIAVSEVNAAGGINGRTLNVIYEDDKCAGPEGASAAQKLINIDKVSVILGSTCSPATLAMAPIAEQAKTVVLSYSATAPKISDAGDYIFRDVPSDLFQAKYAAQFAYNTLKKTKVAIVYINNDWGIGLNKAFTDAFTALGGSVVSSEAYAPDSQDLRSQITKVKASTADLFYFPSFTDGAIAGIKQAKVLGLKQPIFGADSWDDNKIWDTLGKDGEGVMYTRVKTNSTDAFKASMKAKLGNDSIIYPSNFAYDGIKILAQVISQVGTDSTKIKDALYKVNYNGGVSNLNIQFDKNGDPVGADYNVLVVKNAKAEVLQ; encoded by the coding sequence ATGAAGAAAGTTCTTGTTTTGATTGTTATCGTGTTGGTTGTGCTCGGTATAGCGTATTTGGCAAAAGGCCCTGGAAAAGCTCCTGTGGCAACAGAGACTGGCCCTGTTACGATCGGATTCACAGGTCCACTTACGGGAGATTTGGCTAACATAGGACAAAATGCAAAAGCCGCAGTAGAAATTGCGGTAAGCGAGGTTAATGCGGCCGGAGGTATCAATGGCCGAACGCTTAATGTGATTTATGAAGATGATAAATGTGCAGGACCAGAAGGAGCAAGCGCCGCACAAAAACTCATAAACATCGATAAGGTTTCGGTGATATTAGGAAGTACATGTTCTCCAGCGACGCTCGCAATGGCGCCAATTGCAGAGCAAGCAAAAACAGTTGTGCTTTCATATAGCGCAACTGCTCCAAAAATCTCCGATGCTGGCGATTATATTTTTAGAGATGTTCCCTCAGATCTTTTCCAGGCAAAATATGCAGCACAATTTGCTTACAATACCCTCAAAAAAACAAAAGTAGCTATTGTCTACATCAACAACGATTGGGGAATTGGTCTTAACAAAGCCTTTACCGACGCATTTACAGCATTGGGAGGCAGTGTTGTTTCTTCGGAAGCGTATGCACCTGATTCTCAAGACTTGCGATCTCAAATTACGAAAGTAAAGGCTTCTACTGCAGATCTTTTCTATTTCCCATCTTTCACAGACGGAGCAATTGCAGGTATCAAACAAGCAAAAGTGCTCGGTCTTAAACAGCCAATCTTTGGAGCTGATTCTTGGGATGACAACAAGATATGGGATACGCTCGGAAAGGATGGTGAAGGAGTAATGTATACTCGCGTCAAAACAAATTCTACTGATGCCTTTAAAGCAAGTATGAAAGCGAAATTAGGAAATGACAGTATTATTTATCCTAGCAACTTCGCTTATGACGGAATAAAGATCCTTGCGCAAGTTATATCTCAAGTTGGAACTGATAGCACAAAAATAAAAGATGCGCTATACAAGGTGAATTACAATGGTGGTGTTTCAAACCTTAATATTCAATTCGATAAGAACGGTGATCCTGTCGGTGCAGATTACAACGTGCTTGTTGTAAAGAATGCAAAGGCAGAAGTGCTTCAATAA
- a CDS encoding ABC transporter permease, which produces MLSTIYILWLRQIKRYIRSKSRIIGSLGQPILFLLALGYGFGPVFQQAGKGNYINFLVPGVVGMGIIFTAIFSGIEVIWDRQFGFLKETLVAPVSRYNIMIGRTLGGATVAVMQGVVVFLLSLLTGFHPVSWAVMPLVLLVMFLVAILFTALGTAIASRLEDMQGFQLIMNFLVMPLFFLSGSLFPLGESGQGVIGTIAKFDPLSYGIDAMRGLLVGGYHFGLGTDITVLSLITIVFVIIGGYLFSKIEI; this is translated from the coding sequence ATGCTTTCAACTATTTACATTCTTTGGCTCCGACAAATTAAGCGATACATACGCTCCAAGTCTCGTATCATTGGTTCCCTTGGCCAGCCGATCCTATTTCTTTTGGCGCTTGGATATGGGTTCGGGCCGGTTTTCCAGCAAGCGGGAAAAGGGAATTATATTAATTTTCTTGTCCCCGGTGTGGTTGGAATGGGAATTATTTTTACGGCGATCTTTTCAGGAATTGAAGTGATCTGGGATAGGCAATTTGGATTTTTGAAAGAAACGCTTGTTGCTCCCGTATCTCGTTACAATATTATGATCGGAAGAACTTTGGGGGGCGCGACTGTTGCGGTTATGCAAGGTGTTGTCGTCTTTCTTCTCTCACTTTTGACCGGTTTTCATCCTGTATCTTGGGCAGTGATGCCTCTCGTACTTCTAGTAATGTTTCTCGTGGCGATTCTCTTCACGGCTTTGGGTACTGCCATCGCTTCGAGATTAGAAGATATGCAAGGCTTTCAGCTCATCATGAACTTTTTGGTGATGCCGCTCTTTTTTCTTTCCGGATCTTTGTTTCCTCTCGGAGAGTCTGGACAAGGTGTCATAGGCACAATTGCGAAATTTGATCCGCTTTCATACGGAATTGATGCGATGCGAGGGCTTCTTGTTGGCGGATATCATTTTGGATTGGGAACGGATATAACAGTGCTTTCTCTCATAACAATTGTGTTCGTCATCATTGGAGGATATCTTTTTTCTAAGATCGAGATATGA
- a CDS encoding ATP-binding cassette domain-containing protein, which translates to MIEVKNLVKKFGNFTAVKNVSFEVKKGEIFAFLGPNGAGKSTTIKMLTTLLHPTEGTIRIDGNNPVTEANKVRHSFGIVFQDPSLDDELTAWENMEFHGVLYGMPKKLRRQRIDELMAFVELTDRKDSLVKQFSGGMKRRLEIARGLIHHPKIIFLDEPTLGLDPQTRNHMWTYLQELNKSEGVTIFFTTHYMEEAAKVAQRIAIIDHGTIVASGTADSLKEQTSTKSLEEAFLALTGKTIRDEEAGAGDHMRQMRQVWRGGNKR; encoded by the coding sequence ATGATCGAAGTTAAAAATCTTGTAAAAAAGTTTGGAAATTTCACCGCTGTGAAAAATGTAAGTTTCGAAGTTAAAAAGGGTGAAATTTTTGCATTTTTAGGTCCGAACGGCGCGGGAAAATCGACAACAATAAAAATGCTTACGACTCTCCTTCATCCCACAGAAGGGACGATTCGAATTGACGGAAATAATCCCGTAACAGAGGCGAACAAAGTCAGACACTCCTTCGGTATCGTTTTCCAAGACCCGAGCCTTGATGACGAGCTTACTGCCTGGGAAAATATGGAATTTCATGGAGTACTGTATGGAATGCCGAAGAAACTGCGCCGACAGAGAATTGACGAACTTATGGCATTCGTAGAGCTCACTGATCGAAAAGACAGTCTGGTAAAGCAATTTTCCGGAGGTATGAAGCGTCGGCTTGAAATTGCCAGAGGTCTCATTCATCACCCTAAAATTATTTTCTTGGACGAGCCAACACTTGGTCTTGACCCGCAAACTCGAAATCATATGTGGACGTATCTTCAAGAATTAAATAAATCTGAAGGCGTGACCATCTTCTTTACCACGCACTATATGGAAGAGGCTGCAAAAGTAGCACAGAGAATTGCCATCATTGACCATGGAACTATCGTTGCTTCCGGTACGGCGGATTCTTTGAAAGAACAGACGAGCACCAAATCTCTTGAAGAAGCATTTCTCGCACTTACAGGAAAGACGATTCGTGATGAAGAAGCTGGTGCAGGAGATCATATGCGTCAAATGCGCCAAGTGTGGAGAGGCGGAAATAAAAGATAA